The following proteins come from a genomic window of Alnus glutinosa chromosome 10, dhAlnGlut1.1, whole genome shotgun sequence:
- the LOC133879289 gene encoding putative disease resistance RPP13-like protein 1 has product MAEVVGMFLSPFLQVFFERMASREFDGLFRGRKLNDRLLNKLKIALSSVDAVVEDAEDKQFTDTSVKKWLDEMKDVIYYAEDILDEIDTKDLQLKLDSEFGTIASKVRHSITASLFVNKIEGEIKDAVDKLEDLANQKGALGLKPGTVGRNPSERPPTTSLIDESRIFGRHDDKNAIIKSLLSDNGSGNEMEVIAIIGMGGIGKTTLAQLVFNDDRLKGHFDHKAWVCVSDPFDVFQVTKTIVEKLGIKKTKDKDLDQLQSLLKDELMKKKFLLVLDDVWNRKRADWELLSKPFNSGAQRSRIIVTTRDEEVALVMFASETHRINKLSKEDCWSLFLKYAFHDGNSDAYPELEAIGRQIVEKCKGLPLAIKAIGALLWSKLGVDEWDKVLRSELWDLPIEETDILPALRLSYKYLSPHLKRCFAYCSIFPKDYKFEKDALVLLWMAEGFLPQPKNKTMEEVGDDYFFALVSRSLFQRSNDEKYTMHEKYVMHDIVSDLAKFISKKFIFSPEDVCSHEIPSKSTRHFSYSCKNIDIKKFAAFHEDKRLHTVLELNPDRILILSEKQFLLPMIKTLRVLIISHHANITKLPYSIDIEFILLLESCCLAKRYA; this is encoded by the exons ATGGCTGAGGTTGTAGGCATGTTTCTGTCTCCCTTCCTCCAAGTGTTTTTTGAAAGAATGGCATCTCGCGAGTTTGATGGCTTGTTTCGGGGACGAAAGCTCAATGACAGACTCCTAAACAAGTTGAAGATAGCATTGTCGTCCGTGGATGCAGTGGTGGAAGACGCAGAGGACAAGCAATTTACAGATACTAGTGTGAAAAAGTGGCTCGATGAGATGAAAGATGTTATCTATTATGCAGAGGACATCTTGGACGAGATTGATACAAAAGACCTGCAACTCAAGCTGGATTCTGAATTTGGAACCATTGCAAGTAAGGTACGACACTCCATCACTGCTTCTCTTTTTGTCAATAAGATAGAAGGAGAGATAAAAGATGCAGTTGACAAATTAGAAGACCTAGCAAACCAAAAAGGGGCCTTAGGTCTGAAACCAGGTACTGTTGGAAGGAATCCATCAGAAAGACCGCCCACGACTTCTTTGATTGATGAATCTCGTATTTTTGGTAGGCATGACGATAAGAATGCAATAATTAAATCGCTGCTTTCAGATAATGGAAGTGGCAACGAGATGGAAGTGATTGCCATCATTGGCATGGGCGGAATTGGCAAAACCACCCTTGCTCAGCTTGTTTTCAATGATGACAGGCTGAAGGGGCATTTCGACCATAAGGCATGGGTTTGTGTTTCGGACCCATTTGACGTGTTTCAGGTAACGAAAACAATTGTTGAGAAATTAGGAATCAAAAAAACCAAAGATAAGGATCTAGATCAACTTCAAAGTCTACTCAAAGACGAGTTaatgaagaagaaatttttaCTTGTTTTAGATGATGTTTGGAATAGAAAGCGGGCTGATTGGGAACTCCTAAGCAAACCCTTTAACTCTGGGGCACAAAGAAGTAGGATCATCGTAACAACACGTGATGAGGAGGTTGCATTAGTCATGTTCGCTAGTGAAACTCATCGTATAAATAAGTTATCCAAAGAAGATTGTTGGtctctatttttaaaatatgcatTCCATGATGGCAACTCTGATGCATATCCAGAACTAGAAGCAATAGGAAGACAAATTGTAGAAAAGTGCAAAGGCTTACCTTTAGCAATCAAGGCCATTGGGGCTCTCTTATGGTCTAAATTAGGTGTTGATGAATGGGATAAGGTATTGAGAAGTGAATTATGGGATTTGCCAATTGAGGAGACTGACATTCTTCCTGCTCTAAGATTAAGTTATAAATATCTTTCACCACATCTAAAGCGATGCTTTGCATATTGCTCCATATTTCCAAAGGACTATAAATTCGAAAAAGATGCATTAGTCTTATTATGGATGGCAGAAGGTTTTTTGCcgcaacccaaaaacaaaacaatggaagAAGTTGGTGATGATTATTTCTTTGCTCTTGTATCAAGATCATTATTCCAACGATCCAATGACGAGAAATATACAATGCATGAGAAATATGTAATGCATGATATTGTCAGCGATTTGGCAAAGTTTATATCTAAAAAATTCATCTTTAGCCCTGAAGATGTCTGTTCTCATGAAATTCCAAGCAAGAGTACTCGCCATTTCTCATATTCTtgcaaaaatattgatattaagAAGTTTGCGGCCTTTCACGAGGATAAGAGGTTGCACACTGTCCTAGAATTAAATCCGGACCGTATTTTGATCCTGTccgaaaaacaatttttattaccAATGATAAAAACCCTACGAGTGCTCATTATATCTCACCATGCAAACATAACTAAGTTGCCATATTCAATCG ATATTGAATTTATCCTCTTGTTGGAATCTTGTTGCCTTGCCAAAAGATATGCATAA
- the LOC133879400 gene encoding putative disease resistance protein At3g14460, translated as MKEMPRYLGRLKCLQTLTKFIVGKHSGFGIEELGKLTNLRDGTLSILNLQNVGSPMDAKDAKYLRDRKYLKELVLEWKVDDTHALESHLIVLESLQPHSNLRSLFINGYGGKSFPDWVGHHSFSNITSLHLNNCKFCCSLPPLGQLPSLQDLSIVGLNGVVTVGHEFYGIGSSSMQPFGALKVISFKNMLNWEEWVSFDPGNECEAFPSLRNLIIHDCPNFGSFLKEGLFAPNLEEFQITKCRSLQSLPDKMHILLPSLEELHMEDCPEVESFPEGGLPSNVNTISISNCDKLFARRLRWDLQNLPSVRRFQVVGQSEDVESFPDEGLLPATLSYLHIEGFPNLKSLDKKGLQHLTALEELKIWNCPKLQCMPEDGLPPSLTTLNISSCPLLEKEWDRKTEEWRKIAHVRHKWVNGRLE; from the exons ATGAAGGAGATGCCAAGATATCTGGGTAGACTAAAATGTCTTCAGACATTAACTAAATTTATCGTCGGCAAACATAGCGGATTTGGCATTGAAGAGCTGGGGAAGCTTACAAATCTTCGGGACGGAACACTTTCTATTTTGAACCTGCAAAATGTTGGATCTCCTATGGATGCTAAGGATGCAAAGTACTTGAGGGATAGGAAGTACCTTAAGGAGTTGGTGTTGGAGTGGAAAGTTGATGATACTCATGCTTTAGAAAGTCATTTGATTGTACTTGAAAGTCTTCAACCCCATTCAAACTTGAGAAGCCTCTTTATCAATGGTTATGGTGGTAAAAGTTTTCCAGACTGGGTAGGGCATCATTCATTCTCTAATATAACATCTCTTCATCTAAACAACTGTAAATTTTGTTGTAGCTTGCCACCACTTGGGCAACTACCCTCTCTGCAAGACCTATCTATTGTTGGGTTGAATGGAGTTGTTACAGTAGGTCATGAGTTTTATGGCATTGGATCTTCTTCAATGCAGCCATTTGGAGCCTTGAAAGTTATAAGCTTCAAGAATATGTTGAACTGGGAGGAATGGGTTTCTTTCGACCCCGGAAACGAATGTGAAGCTTTTCCTAGTCTTAGAAATCTTATAATTCATGACTGCCCTAATTTtggaagttttctgaaagaaggATTGTTTGCCCCCAACCTTGAAGAGTTCCAGATCACGAAATGTAGGAGTCTTCAGTCACTACCTGACAAGATGCACATACTTCTTCCCTCTCTTGAGGAATTGCATATGGAAGATTGTCCAGAAGTTGAGTCGTTTCCTGAAGGGGGCTTGCCTTCCAATGTGAATACAATTTCCATATCCAATTGTGATAAACTCTTTGCAAGGCGATTGAGATGGGATTTGCAAAACCTCCCGTCCGTTAGAAGATTCCAAGTCGTTGGCCAATCTGAAGACGTGGAGTCATTTCCAGATGAGGGGTTGTTGCCTGCGACTCTTTCCTATCTTCACATCGAaggctttccaaatttgaagtCTTTGGATAAGAAGGGGCTTCAACACCTTACTGCTCttgaagaattgaagatctggAATTGCCCTAAGCTCCAATGCATGCCAGAAGACGGGCTACCTCCCTCCCTTACTACTCTAAATATCTCCTCTTGTCCTTTGTTGGAGAAAGAGTGGGATAGGAAAACAGAAGAATGGCGCAAGATTGCTCACGTCCGACATAAATGGGTTAATG GTCGTCTAGAATGA